Within the Piliocolobus tephrosceles isolate RC106 chromosome 15, ASM277652v3, whole genome shotgun sequence genome, the region GCCCAAGCGGATGACTTGAAGAACAAGTGCAaggtttgaccttttgacttgggtTTTTATATATTGGCATACTTCTGGGGTCTTGCAACCCTTCTACCCTGATtattcccttggggtgggctgtccaaATGCACAATAGCCTGCTAGTGCTGGGGAGGGGAGCGTGTGCAGTGTATTTATTGAAGTTGTAAGCATGCTCACCTGAGGCGTTCTTCCCTTTTTTGGTGGAATGCCCCCAGAAGGTCACATACCAGTTAAATTCCACCATTTTGCTTCttagtgtgcatgtgtgagcccactcgcccaactcctgagatctcaTCAGGAAGCTCCTGATCGTAAGTTTCAGGATTTTTCTATCTATAGGgaaactgcctttccctggcgcTGGCTGTGAGCAATTACTATTTTAGAGAGGCGGTGTGACCACTGTCCGACCATCACCTGATGATCGTCTGACATTCCCGGTGGAGTGTGGGGGACCTATCTTGCCCTGTTTGTGTCTGACTAGCCACCCACTGTAACACCACCACTCTTCACAGTGAGTCATGGAAACCAGAATTCCTCTGTCCCAAGCcaggtcatagaaactagaacttCCCTTCCTCCAAGCAAGCCGTAAAACCTAGAAAGGTTACTTTCTGCCTTCTCCCTTGAAGACCAGCATTTCAGAAGGGTCCTGCCCTAATACCAGAAGGAAGGCTACACAGAGAGGCcaaaaagaatatgaacagacaggccttgctgggtttccagTCTATTACATTAGATCATTATCATTCtgtttttgtccaatcacatttctttttctttttaagacacagggtctctctctgtcgcccaggctggagtgcagtagtgcaatcattgcttactgtaaccttgaactcctgggctcaagcaaccctcccacctcagcctcccaagtagctaggactataggatcacaatacccagctaattaatatgtgtatatgtgtatgtgtgtgtgtgtgtgtgtgtgtgtgtgtgtgtgtagaaatagggtctccatctgttgcccaggctggtccaaactcctgggctcaggcggtcctcctgccttggcctcccaaagtgctgggattacaggtgtcaccCATTGTACCAGGCCTCtaatcacatttctacacagcTATCGCCTCTTCATataacctaagcataaaaatagacagttTCCTCTAGCTCTTGTGGTCTGCATTTTTGGACTCTcatgtcatgtaaaactttgATTGAATAGATTTGttatgcttttttgtgtgtgttatagGAGTGTCAGCTGTGACCCTTAAAATGGGTAAAGAAATGTTTCACACCTTTCCACCCATACACCAAAGTTTACTACATAATTTTGGAATTGAGTGATTTCAGATGTCATTTAATTCAGATTCATCTTGGCTTCACCACATTCTGTCGTGTGTGACTCAGTAACCACTCTGCGCCTCAATGTTTTCAAGTAAGGTTTCAATAATAAGGTTAagcttattttgtaaaataaggtTAAAATATACAGGgtattgtgaaaatgacagaAGTTATGatttacataaatgtaaaacacttGGAATCacgcacatagtaaatgctcgaAAGTGTTCACTATTATTATGATTGACTTAGATTACACCTATTGTAAATATCAACTGTTCCTCTATGCTATCAGACCTCAAAGTGTGGTGTGGGGATTCATGGGGGTGGGAATTTTCTGGAGACCCTTTTCAGGAGTCCATgaggtcaaaattattttcttaatactaCTAAGAGGTTGTCTTTTTCATTCACATTCTCTTAATGAGATGCAGTAGTTTTTCAGTTACCTGAGAAGTGCTAATGTTATCAACAGAAGCAGCTAGAGAATCCAGTTCTCACATGAAATCAGACATTAGAGACTTTTCTTActagatgtattttttaaaaagttacttgtCATAAAAACGTTGTTAGCTTATAATGCATTAGTaattttaaatcagtattttaaaactttgttttaattcTAATAAAGTACTGATATAACTGACAGAAACAAAAGCTACTTGGGCTCTTTAATCTTTAAGACCGTAAAGGGATCTTGAGGTCAAATTTGAAAACCAAAGCTGTGATGCAACCTGTTTTTGAACAAACGTGGAAGCCTCACAACCACAATTTCATCCTTTCCAGCTTCCATgactttttcttgtttcctctgGCTGGGCTGAATTTCTTCGTATCTGCCTGCAAAACCCCTACTCCTCCTTCAAGAGCATCCATAACTGAATTTGGTCCAGACTTCGTTGCCTCCTTGGCATCCTCTTCCACGATGCTGGGACCTCCAGGGCCGGGCCTCCCTCGGACACGTGCCCTCCTTAGCCTTGGAGTATTAACATTCTGTTTCGACGGAGGCTCTCTTGCGAGCCCGGTCTAGATTTCTCCCCTTACCAGTCTGGCACAGGCACCAAGGGGAGGTGCCTGGGCTCCACAGGCCCAACGGGCCAGAGGGTCGCCGGTAGCGTCAACCAAGTGCACGACAGCCCAAAGGTGGCCCCAGGCGCGAGGGAAGAGCCGTAGCTCAGTCCCAGCCCACCGGGTTTCCGGCACCGCCCTGCCGCGTAGGGGCGGAGTCGCGCGCCTACACAGGGTGTGGCCTCCAGCCCGCGCGGGAAAGGGCCTGCGCCGCATGCGCGCGCACAGTCGGCGGCCGCGCGCAGCACGCTCAGGGCCGggatggcggcggcggcggcggcaggaaGCGGGACACCCCGAGAGGAGGAGGGACCTGCTGGGGAAGCAGCGGCCTTGCAGCCCCAAGCCCCAACGAGTGTGCCTGGGGCTCGACTCTCGAGGTTGCCTCTGGCGCGAGTGAAGGCCTTGGTGAAGGCGGACCCCGACGTGACGCTAGCGGGACAAGAAGCCATCTTCATTCTGGCACGAGCCGCGGTGCGGAAGCAGCGCGGGGCAcgcgggggtgggggaggtggagCGCGGGGCGGAGCCTCGGGGCCTTCCGCGGGCGGGGCTTAGAGATGTGGGCTTTTCATTCTCCCAGGGTGTTCTCATTGCCTCCTCTAAGCCCTTATTACCTTTGTGGGCTGGGTTTTGAGATGTAGGTGCGGACCCGGAAGGCGGAGGAAAAGGGCCGGGGACCTATAAGAGTTGTATGTTTTGTTAACACTCCTCCCTCTTGTTGAGGATCTGGTTAGTGAGTGACTTTCATTTGTATCTCCAGGGCCTCATACAGAACTTGTAGGAGTCTTTAGTGAATGAAGGAAAATACTGGGAAGAGGGTAGCGGAGTGGATCTTCATGAAGTCCAGGACAATCTTAGCTTCCAGAACATTTTCTTGCCCCTGagcctttcttctccctttctgccCCCACCCACAAACCAGAGCCCTCACCTCTTCAGTGTGCTAGAACCCATTACTAAAACTTTGCTTTTTTACTTCACAGGAACTGTTTGTGGAGACCATTGCAAAAGATGCCTACTGTTGCGCTCAGcagggaaaaaggaaaactctTCAGAGGAGAGACTTGGGTAGAGTGGCACTGCCAGTGTCTGGGGACAGAGAAGGGAGGGCTGGGCTGGTTTTACCTTGCACAGGTTGAGAAGACGTCACTCTGATCTGAGAGGTGCCACAGCGTCTCTCCCCAGGATGGTTTCTGTTGGCCACAGTGCCAGGAAGCCCTACATGTAGAGGCTTTCTGCTTGGGGCGGTGGAGCAGTCTGTGGTGTCTGGGGTTGCCAAAGCGGACTGGATCCCTTCATACCTTCTGCCAAATTGCACCAGAAAAAGATAATTCTTTTTCACCTAGCAACTGGGGATTTGATTTCTGACTCTGGTCTGGCTGGTAACCCTCACCTATGTAAGCTTTCATATACCGTGTTCTCATGCGCCCTGCATCTATTGCCACATTCTT harbors:
- the POLE4 gene encoding DNA polymerase epsilon subunit 4 isoform X2, which codes for MAAAAAAGSGTPREEEGPAGEAAALQPQAPTSVPGARLSRLPLARVKALVKADPDVTLAGQEAIFILARAAELFVETIAKDAYCCAQQGKRKTLQRRDLDSAIEAVDEFAFLEGTLD
- the POLE4 gene encoding DNA polymerase epsilon subunit 4 isoform X1 — translated: MAAAAAAGSGTPREEEGPAGEAAALQPQAPTSVPGARLSRLPLARVKALVKADPDVTLAGQEAIFILARAAELFVETIAKDAYCCAQQGKRKTLQRRDLDSAIEAVDEFAFLEGNNQECKEIITS